The Lacipirellula parvula genome window below encodes:
- a CDS encoding MarR family transcriptional regulator: MKHTTAVAARPPARRVPAAKPRGAASSPEVSEADALLMSVVRDLLYVEDRTSDLPLRQLHVCTTLYAGPLSMSQLSRKLGVSLSAMTQIADRLEAAGLVARQASEPDRRVRCLVLTPRGRRALQTREKVRHERLAAAFATLDATARKQLLAGLRLFQQACTAIAE, from the coding sequence ATGAAACACACCACTGCCGTCGCTGCGCGTCCGCCAGCCCGACGCGTCCCCGCCGCCAAGCCCCGCGGCGCCGCCAGTTCCCCCGAGGTCAGCGAGGCCGACGCCCTGCTGATGTCGGTCGTCCGCGACCTCCTCTACGTCGAGGATCGCACCAGCGACCTGCCGCTGCGGCAGCTGCACGTCTGCACGACGCTCTACGCCGGCCCGCTGTCGATGTCGCAGCTCAGCCGTAAGCTCGGCGTTTCGCTCAGTGCGATGACGCAAATCGCCGACCGGCTCGAAGCCGCCGGTCTGGTCGCCCGCCAAGCCAGCGAGCCCGATCGCCGCGTCCGGTGTTTAGTCCTTACCCCGCGCGGCCGCCGTGCGTTGCAAACCCGCGAAAAGGTTCGGCACGAACGCCTCGCCGCCGCCTTCGCGACGCTCGACGCCACCGCCCGCAAGCAGTTGCTCGCCGGCCTCCGGCTATTCCAGCAAGCTTGCACCGCGATCGCCGAATAA
- a CDS encoding ABC transporter permease codes for MSLLRLENITKTYHLGEIDVPVLKGISFTVERGELVALMGASGSGKSTLMNVLGCLDRPTSGKYWLDGQEISSLSANDRALVRTAKLGFVFQSFNLLPRTTAVNNVLMPLDYSTTAPPIREALERSHSLLERVGLGSRLDHIPSQMSGGQQQRVAIARSLINQPALLLADEPTGNLDSQTSVEILEMFQQLNAAGLTVMLVTHDPKVAAYADRVIRVVDGLIVEDDHGGRTIDVTKQQRPARERIDAGVPAAEQLQPAAAIAAIEEPESELTAASAGGTAVAVRPKTVAATVAPKPAAAAPAVSKIHLGLASLVPGPLRTAFTALRRNKMRSALTALGVIIGVGAVIAMVEISQGSRTSLMATMSTMGANTIMVRSGAAASGGISFGSGTLLTLTPGDSEEIAREATAIAAAAPVVQIQGQVVYGNRNWIPMSVYGTTPNYLEIRDWEQLEEGEMFNDRDVRNANKVCVIGTTLVKELFDGQSPLGEDIRVKNVSLRVVGVLGRKGSNMMGMDQDDVILAPWTTIKYRVADNSAAAEVAATSSNSTEVNSLNELYPGSTELYPVQSATQLANTPQPVRFTNIDQISVKARSAADIPVAMDEITSILRQRHRIRPGGTDDFNLRDMGEMVKAMGSMSEMMGGLLMIVALISLVVGGVGIMNIMLVSVTERTREIGLRMAVGARSHHILRQFLIEAIVLCVFGGAIGILLGRTASYAVWLAMRWPVEASLPAIIGAFLVSATIGVAFGFYPAWKASRLDPIEALRYE; via the coding sequence ATGTCGCTCCTGCGGCTCGAAAACATCACGAAGACCTACCACCTCGGCGAAATCGACGTCCCCGTGCTCAAGGGGATTTCGTTCACCGTCGAGCGAGGCGAGCTCGTCGCGTTAATGGGCGCCTCGGGCTCCGGTAAAAGCACGCTAATGAACGTGCTTGGCTGCCTCGATCGCCCCACCTCGGGCAAGTACTGGCTTGATGGCCAGGAAATCAGCTCGCTCTCCGCGAACGACCGCGCGCTCGTCCGTACCGCGAAGCTCGGCTTCGTCTTCCAAAGTTTTAATTTGCTGCCGCGCACCACGGCGGTGAACAACGTGCTGATGCCGCTCGACTACTCGACGACGGCGCCCCCGATTCGCGAAGCCCTCGAACGCTCGCACTCGCTGCTCGAGCGCGTCGGTCTCGGCAGTCGGCTCGACCACATCCCCAGCCAAATGTCGGGCGGCCAGCAGCAGCGCGTCGCGATCGCCCGCTCGCTGATCAACCAACCCGCCTTGCTACTCGCCGACGAACCGACCGGCAATCTCGATTCGCAAACGAGCGTCGAGATTCTGGAAATGTTCCAGCAGCTCAACGCCGCCGGACTCACGGTAATGCTGGTCACGCACGACCCCAAGGTCGCCGCGTACGCCGACCGCGTCATCCGCGTCGTCGACGGCCTCATCGTCGAAGACGACCACGGCGGCCGCACGATCGACGTCACCAAGCAGCAGCGCCCCGCGCGTGAACGGATCGACGCCGGCGTTCCCGCAGCGGAACAGCTTCAACCAGCAGCGGCCATCGCCGCCATCGAAGAACCCGAGAGCGAACTCACCGCAGCATCCGCCGGCGGCACGGCCGTGGCGGTGCGACCCAAAACAGTCGCCGCCACGGTAGCCCCGAAACCCGCAGCCGCCGCTCCAGCCGTTTCGAAAATTCATCTCGGCCTCGCGTCGCTCGTCCCCGGCCCGTTGCGTACCGCGTTCACCGCCTTACGCCGCAATAAAATGCGCTCCGCCCTCACGGCGCTCGGCGTCATCATCGGCGTCGGCGCCGTCATCGCGATGGTCGAAATCAGCCAAGGCTCGCGCACGTCGCTCATGGCAACGATGTCGACGATGGGCGCCAACACGATCATGGTCCGCTCCGGCGCCGCGGCTAGCGGCGGCATCAGCTTCGGCTCCGGCACGCTACTCACGCTCACGCCGGGCGACTCCGAAGAAATCGCCCGCGAAGCCACCGCCATCGCCGCTGCGGCGCCCGTCGTGCAGATCCAAGGCCAGGTCGTCTACGGCAATCGCAACTGGATCCCGATGAGCGTCTACGGCACGACGCCCAACTACCTCGAAATCCGCGATTGGGAGCAGCTCGAAGAAGGCGAGATGTTCAACGATCGCGACGTCCGCAACGCGAACAAAGTCTGCGTCATCGGCACGACGCTCGTGAAGGAATTGTTCGACGGTCAGTCGCCCCTTGGCGAAGACATTCGCGTGAAAAACGTCTCGCTCCGCGTCGTCGGCGTGCTCGGCCGCAAGGGGTCGAACATGATGGGCATGGACCAAGACGACGTGATCCTCGCCCCGTGGACCACCATCAAGTATCGCGTCGCCGACAACTCCGCCGCCGCCGAAGTCGCCGCCACTTCGTCGAACTCCACGGAGGTCAACTCGCTCAACGAGCTCTACCCGGGCTCGACCGAACTTTATCCCGTCCAATCGGCGACGCAACTCGCCAACACGCCGCAGCCGGTCCGCTTCACCAACATCGATCAGATCTCGGTGAAGGCCCGCTCGGCCGCCGACATTCCCGTGGCAATGGACGAGATCACCAGCATCCTTCGCCAACGCCACCGCATCCGCCCCGGCGGCACCGACGACTTCAACCTCCGCGACATGGGCGAAATGGTCAAAGCGATGGGCTCGATGTCCGAGATGATGGGGGGCCTGTTGATGATCGTCGCCCTCATCTCGCTCGTTGTCGGCGGCGTCGGCATCATGAACATCATGCTCGTCTCGGTCACGGAGCGAACCCGCGAAATCGGCCTCCGTATGGCGGTCGGCGCCCGCTCGCATCACATCCTCCGCCAGTTCCTCATCGAGGCGATCGTCCTGTGCGTCTTCGGCGGCGCTATCGGGATCCTGCTCGGCCGCACTGCGTCGTACGCGGTCTGGCTCGCAATGCGCTGGCCCGTGGAGGCCTCGCTCCCCGCGATCATCGGCGCCTTCCTCGTCTCCGCGACGATCGGCGTCGCGTTCGGCTTCTACCCCGCGTGGAAAGCCTCGCGGCTCGATCCGATCGAAGCGCTGCGGTACGAATAG
- a CDS encoding efflux RND transporter periplasmic adaptor subunit translates to MKTIFSITLLLVLTAVGVKLYGNYQTGSERVAFRTGAVEQGDLVLTVEATGTLEPEEVIDVGAQVVGRIKEFGLDPRGETDPQFAGKPVDYRSEVKQGTILAVIDDAVYRAQRNQAKAAHARAIADLVQLKARLVQTDAEWQRAQRLRNLSVKSISATGKDEGVQIRGISDADFVLAKSNYEVAKANIDVGEAAIAQQASALELAETNLGYTVIKSPVDGTILDRRVNIGQTVVASFNAPSLFLIAQDLRRMQVWASVNEADIGGLKEGTPVSFTVDALPDEVFRGKVTQVRLNAKMTQNVVVYTVVITTDNSDLKLLPYLTANVTFEVNRREGVLTVPNAALRYTPRPELIVSLPAEAASPASSTAKSKKTDNRETIWIRQGQGIAPIEVAIGASDRSRTEVISDQLKPGMEVVLGEQQAGAAEQVNNPFAPKMPRSRPRS, encoded by the coding sequence ATGAAAACCATCTTCTCCATCACGCTCCTGCTGGTGCTCACCGCCGTCGGCGTGAAGTTGTACGGCAACTACCAAACTGGCAGCGAGCGCGTCGCCTTCCGTACCGGCGCCGTCGAGCAGGGCGACCTCGTGCTCACGGTCGAGGCGACCGGCACGCTTGAACCGGAGGAAGTGATCGACGTCGGCGCGCAGGTCGTCGGCCGTATCAAGGAGTTCGGCCTAGATCCGCGCGGTGAAACCGATCCGCAGTTCGCCGGCAAGCCGGTCGACTACCGCTCCGAGGTCAAACAGGGGACGATCCTCGCCGTCATCGACGACGCCGTCTACCGCGCTCAACGCAACCAGGCCAAGGCCGCTCACGCCCGCGCGATTGCAGACCTCGTGCAGTTGAAGGCGCGGCTCGTCCAGACGGACGCCGAATGGCAGCGGGCTCAGCGGCTGCGCAATCTGTCGGTGAAAAGCATTTCGGCGACCGGTAAAGACGAAGGGGTTCAGATCCGCGGCATCTCCGACGCCGACTTCGTGCTCGCCAAATCGAACTACGAAGTCGCGAAGGCGAACATCGACGTGGGCGAAGCGGCGATCGCCCAACAAGCCTCTGCACTGGAACTTGCCGAAACGAACCTTGGCTACACGGTGATCAAGTCGCCGGTCGACGGCACGATTCTCGACCGTCGCGTCAACATCGGCCAAACAGTCGTCGCCAGCTTCAACGCCCCCAGCTTGTTCCTCATCGCGCAAGACCTCCGCCGCATGCAGGTATGGGCGTCGGTCAACGAAGCCGACATCGGCGGTCTGAAGGAAGGGACGCCAGTCAGCTTCACCGTCGACGCGCTCCCCGACGAAGTCTTCCGCGGCAAAGTGACTCAGGTCCGGCTTAACGCGAAGATGACGCAGAACGTCGTCGTTTACACCGTCGTCATCACTACCGACAATTCCGATCTCAAGCTGCTTCCGTACCTCACCGCCAACGTCACCTTCGAGGTCAACCGCCGCGAAGGCGTGCTCACCGTCCCGAACGCCGCGCTCCGTTACACGCCGCGGCCCGAGTTGATCGTCAGCCTACCCGCTGAGGCTGCATCGCCCGCGTCGTCGACCGCTAAGTCGAAGAAAACCGACAACCGCGAAACGATCTGGATCCGGCAAGGGCAGGGGATCGCACCAATTGAAGTCGCCATCGGCGCGAGCGATCGCTCCCGCACCGAAGTCATCAGCGACCAACTCAAACCCGGCATGGAAGTCGTCCTCGGCGAACAGCAAGCCGGCGCCGCCGAGCAAGTGAACAATCCGTTCGCTCCAAAGATGCCTCGTTCCAGACCGCGCAGCTAA
- a CDS encoding efflux transporter outer membrane subunit encodes MLPVRQATVVALILSLGVGCTRPREYIQNGFKVGPNYARPAAAIAPQWIDADDRRVRSEQDDLAGWWTIFNDPTLNELIQNANNQNLTLREAGFRILAARAQFGFAVGNMFPQFQAAEGGYRRFGVNDNFFDQWSSGFSLAWELDFWGRFRRAVLSAEATLDATIEDYDAVLVTLLGDVATNYVNYRTSQERIRLLSRVARVQEDVLTFINRKLAEGAINDLDRAQASSDLRQSRAQIFELQTQQRQAQNNLCVLMGMPVENLARLLDRNPDTNIPVTPDYLVVGIPADLLRRRPDVRRAERTAAAQAELIGIAAADFYPALSLTGTLGWQAANLSDLFKSSSLNSSVGPVFQWNILNYGRIRNNVRFQEAQFQALVAAYQNTVLGADLEVENGIVSFLNSQGRATNLQMSVQDSTLAFEVVIAQYEAGLVDFNRYAVIQKTLIQQLDLWAQSRGQIALSLVDVYRALGGGWQIRLAPVPDKQGILSPEPLPPAADTGPAAADEDLAEVEADANAEVDAAADGAAAPAIDSPLPLPPTIE; translated from the coding sequence ATGCTCCCAGTCCGCCAAGCCACGGTCGTCGCGCTAATTCTCTCGCTCGGCGTCGGCTGCACCCGCCCGCGCGAATACATCCAAAACGGCTTCAAAGTCGGCCCGAACTACGCCCGCCCCGCCGCCGCGATTGCGCCGCAGTGGATCGACGCCGACGACCGCCGCGTTCGCAGCGAGCAAGACGACCTCGCCGGTTGGTGGACCATCTTCAACGATCCGACGCTCAACGAGCTCATCCAGAACGCGAACAACCAGAACCTCACCCTCCGCGAAGCCGGCTTCCGCATTCTCGCCGCGCGGGCGCAGTTCGGCTTCGCCGTCGGCAACATGTTTCCGCAATTCCAAGCGGCCGAAGGGGGCTACCGACGCTTCGGCGTCAACGACAACTTCTTCGACCAGTGGAGTTCCGGCTTCAGCCTCGCGTGGGAACTCGACTTCTGGGGCCGCTTTCGTCGCGCGGTGCTCTCCGCCGAGGCGACGCTCGATGCGACGATCGAAGATTACGACGCGGTGCTCGTGACGCTGCTCGGCGACGTCGCGACGAACTACGTCAACTACCGCACCTCGCAAGAGCGGATCCGCCTGCTCAGCCGCGTCGCCCGGGTGCAGGAAGACGTGCTCACGTTCATTAATCGAAAGCTAGCGGAAGGCGCCATCAACGATCTCGATCGCGCCCAAGCGAGCAGCGACCTCCGCCAAAGCCGCGCTCAAATCTTCGAACTCCAAACGCAGCAGCGCCAAGCGCAAAACAACCTCTGCGTGCTGATGGGCATGCCGGTGGAAAACCTCGCCCGTCTGCTCGATCGCAATCCCGACACGAACATCCCCGTCACGCCCGACTACCTCGTCGTCGGCATCCCGGCAGACTTGCTTCGCCGCCGCCCCGACGTTCGCCGCGCTGAACGGACCGCCGCCGCGCAGGCTGAACTCATCGGCATCGCCGCCGCCGACTTCTACCCGGCCTTGTCGCTCACCGGCACGCTCGGCTGGCAAGCCGCGAATCTCTCCGACCTGTTCAAAAGTTCGTCGCTCAACAGCAGCGTCGGGCCAGTGTTCCAGTGGAACATCCTCAACTACGGCCGCATCCGCAACAACGTCCGCTTCCAAGAAGCCCAGTTCCAGGCTCTGGTCGCGGCGTACCAAAACACGGTGCTCGGCGCCGACTTGGAAGTTGAAAACGGCATCGTGTCGTTCCTCAACTCGCAAGGCCGCGCTACCAACCTGCAAATGAGCGTTCAGGATTCGACGCTCGCATTCGAAGTCGTCATCGCGCAGTACGAAGCGGGACTCGTCGATTTCAATCGATACGCAGTCATCCAGAAGACGCTCATTCAGCAGCTCGATCTCTGGGCCCAATCGCGCGGCCAGATCGCCCTCAGCTTGGTCGACGTCTACCGCGCCCTTGGCGGCGGCTGGCAGATTCGCCTAGCCCCGGTTCCGGATAAGCAAGGCATCCTCTCGCCCGAACCGCTGCCGCCAGCCGCCGATACCGGCCCGGCTGCCGCTGACGAGGATCTTGCCGAAGTCGAAGCGGACGCCAATGCGGAGGTCGACGCCGCGGCCGACGGAGCTGCCGCCCCTGCCATCGACTCGCCGCTTCCGCTGCCGCCGACGATTGAATAA